From a single Pseudalkalibacillus hwajinpoensis genomic region:
- a CDS encoding glucose-6-phosphate isomerase, translating to MTSKVSFDYSKALSFIGEHEVTYMADAVKAAHEALHNQTGAGSDFLGWLTLPHDYDKEEFSRIQKSAEKIKSDSDVLLVVGIGGSYLGARAAIEMLNHSFYNVLTKEERKTPQVFFVGNNISSTYVKDLFSVLEGKDVSVNVISKSGTTTEPAIAFRIFRKFLEEKYGVEEARRRIYATTDKSKGALKTLADEEGYESFVIPDDVGGRYSVLTAVGLLPIAASGISIEEMMKGAQDAQDDLNTSDLASNQAYQYAAVRNALYNKGKNIELLVNYEPSLHYFSEWWKQLFGESEGKDNKGLFPAAVDFSTDLHSMGQYVQDGRRSLFETVLNVEKARHEITIEEDDKNLDKLNYLAGETMDFVNQKAFEGTMLAHTDGDVPNLIVNIPEMTPYHFGYLAFFFEKACAVSGYLLGVNPFDQPGVEAYKTNMFALLGKPGFEKEKAELEDRLKSHE from the coding sequence ATGACTTCAAAAGTAAGTTTTGACTATTCAAAAGCATTGTCGTTTATTGGCGAGCATGAAGTAACATACATGGCAGACGCAGTAAAAGCTGCACACGAGGCATTACATAATCAAACAGGAGCAGGCAGCGATTTTCTCGGCTGGCTAACGCTTCCGCATGACTATGACAAAGAAGAATTCTCACGCATTCAGAAATCTGCTGAGAAAATCAAGTCAGATTCTGACGTTCTTCTTGTTGTAGGTATTGGTGGATCTTATTTAGGAGCTCGAGCAGCGATTGAAATGCTGAACCACTCCTTCTACAACGTATTAACGAAAGAAGAGCGCAAAACACCACAGGTCTTCTTCGTCGGGAATAACATTAGTTCCACTTACGTGAAAGATCTTTTCAGCGTACTTGAAGGAAAAGACGTTTCTGTTAATGTGATTTCGAAATCAGGTACAACTACTGAGCCTGCGATCGCATTCCGTATCTTCAGAAAGTTCCTTGAAGAAAAATACGGTGTTGAAGAAGCAAGAAGACGCATCTATGCAACAACAGACAAATCAAAAGGTGCACTGAAAACACTTGCAGACGAAGAAGGATACGAAAGCTTCGTGATTCCTGATGATGTTGGTGGACGTTATTCCGTTCTTACAGCCGTTGGACTTCTTCCTATCGCAGCGAGCGGAATTTCAATTGAAGAGATGATGAAGGGTGCTCAGGATGCTCAAGACGATTTAAACACATCTGACCTTGCTTCAAACCAGGCATATCAGTATGCAGCTGTTCGTAATGCTCTATACAATAAAGGTAAGAACATCGAGCTTCTTGTGAACTATGAGCCATCACTTCACTATTTCTCTGAATGGTGGAAGCAGCTCTTCGGTGAAAGTGAAGGAAAAGACAATAAAGGGCTATTCCCTGCTGCTGTTGACTTCTCAACAGATCTTCACTCAATGGGTCAATACGTCCAAGACGGACGTCGCAGCCTGTTTGAAACCGTATTGAACGTTGAGAAAGCACGTCATGAAATCACGATTGAAGAAGACGACAAGAATCTCGACAAGCTAAACTACCTTGCTGGCGAAACAATGGACTTTGTAAACCAGAAAGCGTTCGAAGGAACAATGCTTGCCCATACAGACGGTGATGTTCCAAACTTGATCGTTAACATTCCAGAAATGACACCATACCACTTCGGTTACCTTGCTTTCTTCTTTGAAAAAGCATGTGCGGTATCAGGTTACCTCCTTGGTGTGAATCCATTCGATCAGCCTGGTGTTGAAGCTTACAAGACGAACATGTTCGCGCTTCTAGGTAAACCAGGATTCGAAAAAGAAAAAGCTGAGCTTGAGGATCGCCTTAAATCTCACGAATAG
- a CDS encoding potassium channel family protein, protein MRLRDVVYYISRYPPVLQLGVLIVLILIAMGFVMHTVEPKVFPSVFEGIWFAIVTASTIGYGDVSPETTAGKALAMVYIMFGAGFMTFYMARLASTFVMTQGALGRGERRYDRSNHVVVVGWNSRSRHTIKALLSNQPERSVVLIDNSLTENPLQKEGIHFIKGSPGEDSTLRSANVRDAQTVLITADQYKSEIEVDMQSILTLLTIKGINPSVYTIVEILSPEQIVNAKRAGADEIIESAHLLSTVMTNSVFSHGLSTTLLEMLTHLKPNQLDFMSAETFSEVSFCDVAQRLNEKDILMIGVKRGNDLVMNPSPSFTIQSDDRLLVIHT, encoded by the coding sequence TTGAGATTACGGGACGTAGTTTATTATATATCGCGCTACCCACCAGTATTACAACTTGGCGTATTAATTGTACTGATCCTTATCGCAATGGGGTTTGTGATGCATACGGTTGAGCCAAAAGTGTTTCCAAGCGTTTTTGAAGGAATCTGGTTTGCGATAGTGACGGCTTCTACAATCGGCTATGGGGATGTATCCCCTGAGACAACGGCAGGAAAAGCGCTGGCAATGGTCTATATTATGTTCGGTGCTGGTTTTATGACTTTTTATATGGCAAGGCTCGCTTCCACCTTTGTTATGACACAAGGGGCACTCGGCCGGGGCGAGCGTCGGTATGATCGTAGTAATCATGTGGTTGTCGTAGGCTGGAATTCTAGAAGCAGACATACCATTAAGGCTCTCCTTTCCAATCAACCGGAACGGTCTGTTGTGCTAATCGACAACTCGCTTACTGAGAATCCCCTTCAAAAAGAAGGGATCCATTTTATCAAAGGAAGCCCAGGTGAGGACAGTACATTAAGAAGTGCGAATGTCAGAGACGCTCAGACAGTTCTGATTACTGCTGATCAATATAAAAGTGAGATTGAAGTGGATATGCAATCGATTCTGACGCTTTTAACGATAAAAGGAATTAATCCTTCCGTCTACACAATTGTGGAGATCCTCTCCCCTGAACAAATTGTGAACGCTAAACGTGCAGGTGCAGATGAGATTATAGAGAGTGCTCATCTACTCAGTACGGTGATGACCAATAGTGTTTTCTCGCATGGGCTTTCAACGACGCTTCTAGAAATGCTGACACATTTAAAGCCAAATCAGCTGGATTTTATGAGTGCAGAAACGTTTAGTGAGGTTTCTTTTTGTGATGTAGCACAGCGACTGAACGAAAAAGACATTCTGATGATTGGTGTAAAAAGAGGGAATGACCTCGTGATGAATCCATCCCCATCGTTTACGATTCAATCAGATGATCGATTGCTTGTGATTCACACATAA
- a CDS encoding YggT family protein, producing MRALSSFLVSLVRLIFGIIEAILGIRILLKLFSANSAAPFVQWIYDTSAPLLYPFRNIFPTTEFSGGFVVEFSAVFALIVYSIIGSLIVRFVAMGLGSGKERR from the coding sequence ATGAGAGCACTATCATCATTCCTCGTATCGCTCGTACGCCTGATCTTCGGCATCATCGAAGCGATTCTCGGAATTCGTATATTGCTGAAACTATTCAGCGCAAACTCTGCTGCGCCATTCGTGCAATGGATCTACGACACATCAGCACCACTACTATATCCGTTTCGAAACATCTTCCCAACAACTGAATTCAGCGGTGGATTTGTCGTCGAATTCTCGGCGGTCTTTGCACTGATTGTGTATAGTATTATTGGGTCATTGATTGTAAGGTTTGTGGCGATGGGGTTAGGTTCAGGTAAGGAGAGAAGATAG
- a CDS encoding iron-containing alcohol dehydrogenase produces the protein MNNFTFQNPTKLIFGKGQLEALKNEIPQYGKKVLVVYGGGSIKKNGVYDSVMNTLKEIDAEVFELGGVEPNPRLTTVHKGVDICKENDIDFILAVGGGSVIDCTKAISAGAKYDGDVWDFVTKKAAPKAAVPFGTVLTLAATGSEMNPGSVITNWETKEKYGWGHPLVHPKFSILDPENTYTVPKNHTVYGMVDMMTHVLEQYFHPETNTELQENMQFSVLETVMNTAPKLIEDMENYDHRATIMLSGTVALNQSLQMGVRGDWASHNIEHAVSAIYDIPHAGGLAIIFPNWMRHNLEVNIDKFKRLAVKVFAVSEEGKTDRDIALEGIDKLSAFWSSLGAPKRLADYDIDESQIDLMADRAMANGAFGNFKSLERDDVIAILKASL, from the coding sequence ATGAATAATTTCACTTTCCAAAATCCAACTAAATTGATCTTCGGCAAAGGACAACTCGAAGCGCTGAAGAATGAAATTCCACAATACGGAAAAAAAGTCCTCGTAGTATATGGCGGAGGCAGCATTAAGAAAAACGGTGTTTATGATAGCGTTATGAACACATTAAAAGAAATCGACGCAGAAGTATTTGAACTTGGCGGAGTAGAACCGAATCCTCGCTTAACCACCGTTCATAAAGGTGTCGATATTTGTAAAGAAAACGATATTGATTTCATTCTTGCAGTAGGTGGTGGCAGTGTCATTGACTGCACGAAAGCTATTTCTGCAGGTGCTAAATACGACGGAGATGTATGGGACTTCGTAACGAAGAAAGCAGCACCAAAAGCAGCTGTTCCATTCGGTACAGTTCTAACTCTAGCAGCCACCGGTTCTGAAATGAATCCTGGTTCTGTTATCACTAATTGGGAAACAAAAGAGAAGTACGGCTGGGGGCACCCGCTTGTACACCCAAAATTCTCTATTCTTGATCCAGAGAATACGTACACTGTTCCTAAAAATCATACAGTCTACGGTATGGTTGACATGATGACTCACGTTCTTGAACAATATTTTCATCCGGAAACAAATACAGAGCTACAAGAAAACATGCAATTCTCTGTGCTTGAAACAGTGATGAACACAGCTCCAAAGCTTATTGAAGACATGGAGAACTACGATCACCGTGCGACAATCATGCTAAGCGGTACTGTAGCTCTTAACCAATCCCTACAGATGGGCGTTCGCGGTGACTGGGCATCTCACAACATCGAGCACGCGGTATCAGCTATCTATGATATCCCGCATGCTGGTGGTCTTGCGATCATCTTCCCGAACTGGATGAGACACAACCTTGAGGTGAACATTGATAAATTTAAGCGTCTTGCAGTTAAGGTTTTCGCTGTAAGTGAAGAAGGTAAAACAGATCGCGACATCGCGCTTGAAGGGATCGACAAGCTAAGTGCGTTCTGGAGCAGTCTTGGTGCACCAAAACGCCTTGCTGATTACGACATTGACGAAAGCCAGATTGACCTTATGGCTGACCGTGCAATGGCTAATGGCGCATTCGGTAACTTTAAGTCACTTGAGCGTGACGATGTAATCGCAATTTTGAAAGCTTCTCTATAA
- the yugI gene encoding S1 domain-containing post-transcriptional regulator GSP13: MAEQYNVGDIVEGKVTGIKPFGAFVAIDDQKQGLVHISEISHGYVKNIEDQLTVGDEVKVKILNIEEGSGKISLSIRATQPKPERPERKPRPAAPSGGGNKKQQQTSSPQGFNTLEDKLKDWLKESNDRQAQLNKRLKK, encoded by the coding sequence ATGGCAGAACAATATAACGTCGGTGATATCGTAGAAGGGAAGGTAACTGGTATTAAGCCTTTTGGCGCTTTCGTTGCAATTGACGACCAAAAGCAAGGTCTAGTTCACATTTCTGAAATCTCTCACGGCTACGTAAAAAATATCGAAGATCAACTTACTGTAGGAGACGAAGTAAAGGTCAAAATCCTTAACATTGAAGAAGGTTCAGGTAAGATCTCTCTTTCAATCCGTGCTACTCAGCCAAAACCTGAAAGACCGGAAAGAAAACCACGTCCAGCTGCACCAAGTGGCGGTGGCAACAAGAAGCAACAACAAACTTCTTCTCCACAGGGCTTCAACACGCTTGAAGACAAGCTTAAAGATTGGTTGAAAGAGTCTAACGACCGTCAAGCTCAGTTGAACAAACGTCTTAAGAAGTAA
- a CDS encoding YugN-like family protein produces MIPMDSVLKGKTIELSIMEDKLRQLGYSYGGGWEYDHGYFDYKIDDEDGYLFLRVPIKAVKKELDADGAIVKIGQPFLLSHMYQSGVDPEGNIGNISASFNQFQEPTNKDAEIDEKWLKFGERHVKHLDAALTPYV; encoded by the coding sequence ATGATTCCAATGGACTCTGTGCTCAAAGGTAAAACGATCGAACTAAGCATTATGGAAGACAAGCTCCGTCAATTAGGATACAGCTATGGCGGCGGTTGGGAATATGACCACGGTTATTTTGACTATAAAATTGACGACGAAGATGGATACCTCTTTCTTAGGGTGCCAATTAAAGCCGTGAAAAAAGAGCTTGATGCGGATGGCGCAATCGTTAAAATCGGTCAGCCGTTCTTGCTCTCTCATATGTATCAGTCGGGTGTTGATCCAGAAGGTAATATCGGCAATATTTCAGCGTCATTTAATCAGTTCCAGGAACCTACAAATAAGGATGCCGAAATCGATGAAAAGTGGTTGAAGTTCGGTGAACGCCATGTGAAACATCTTGACGCAGCGCTCACTCCTTATGTGTGA
- a CDS encoding tyrosine-type recombinase/integrase, producing the protein MGSYQRRGENSFLLVVEAGYDAKGKRKKRTKTIRVTDPPLLKTKRKLENFLQQELAKFQIEIEAGEYIAPNKNLFSDFVQEWYKRYAIKELSPTVVKNYMSSLRSHILPVFGAKRIGDIKTIQIIRFLDDKATGENERKDGRPGKLSSDSIRKFYDALCNVFNRAYEWRIIKDNPMTGIKKPAVKQREMRYYTSEDLGEVFEALNQESLMWRVYFLGALFGGFRRGELTALEWSNILFDTNEIEIINNIVGSENGQPIIKDPKTKSSKASVVMPEWYMDLLKEYKVEWLNEKESAAEYWEGNDHQYLFHKGLGSPLYFTTPTTKWSRIVEKYKLKKIRLHDLRHSMVALLMEEDNVNLPAIQKRARHSSSKITSDIYGHISKKRATQTASQFDKYAPNKNLVNKSSTT; encoded by the coding sequence ATGGGAAGTTACCAAAGACGGGGAGAGAATTCTTTTCTGTTGGTGGTAGAAGCAGGATATGATGCTAAAGGTAAGCGTAAAAAACGTACCAAGACAATACGGGTCACTGATCCACCTTTATTAAAAACGAAACGCAAATTAGAAAATTTCTTACAACAGGAGCTGGCAAAATTCCAGATTGAAATTGAGGCGGGTGAATATATTGCTCCTAACAAAAACTTGTTTAGTGACTTCGTTCAGGAATGGTACAAGCGTTATGCAATTAAAGAATTATCCCCCACTGTTGTTAAAAACTATATGAGCTCTCTACGTAGTCACATCCTCCCTGTGTTTGGAGCTAAAAGAATTGGAGATATTAAAACAATTCAAATCATACGGTTTTTAGATGATAAAGCAACCGGCGAGAATGAAAGAAAAGACGGACGTCCAGGTAAACTCTCATCTGATTCTATTCGGAAATTTTATGATGCGCTTTGTAATGTATTTAACAGAGCATACGAGTGGCGTATTATTAAAGATAATCCGATGACTGGCATTAAAAAGCCAGCAGTCAAACAAAGAGAAATGAGGTATTACACTAGTGAAGATCTTGGAGAAGTATTTGAAGCTTTGAACCAGGAATCACTGATGTGGCGTGTGTATTTTTTAGGAGCTTTATTTGGCGGATTTAGACGAGGAGAATTAACAGCTCTTGAGTGGTCTAACATCTTATTTGATACTAATGAAATAGAAATTATAAATAACATTGTAGGTAGCGAAAACGGTCAACCTATTATAAAGGATCCCAAAACGAAATCATCTAAAGCATCAGTCGTTATGCCTGAGTGGTACATGGATTTATTGAAAGAGTATAAAGTTGAGTGGCTAAATGAAAAAGAAAGTGCAGCTGAATATTGGGAAGGGAACGATCACCAGTATCTTTTTCATAAAGGATTAGGAAGTCCTCTCTATTTTACAACGCCTACAACAAAATGGAGTCGAATAGTTGAGAAATACAAATTGAAAAAAATTCGTCTTCATGACTTACGCCATAGCATGGTCGCTCTTTTAATGGAAGAAGACAACGTGAATTTACCAGCCATTCAGAAACGTGCTCGTCATTCAAGTTCGAAAATCACTTCAGATATCTATGGACATATTTCTAAAAAAAGAGCTACGCAAACTGCAAGTCAATTTGATAAATATGCTCCAAATAAAAATTTGGTCAACAAATCGTCAACAACCTAA
- a CDS encoding DUF378 domain-containing protein yields the protein MSTLQRVALALVIIGAINWGLIGFFQFDLVAAIFGGQNAALARIVYGLVGLSGLYCLTLLFKPTEELSHEPDRATT from the coding sequence ATGAGTACATTACAACGTGTTGCACTTGCACTTGTAATTATTGGTGCAATCAACTGGGGCCTCATTGGATTTTTCCAATTTGACCTTGTAGCTGCTATTTTCGGCGGGCAAAATGCTGCGCTTGCTCGAATTGTATATGGTCTTGTTGGGTTAAGCGGCCTTTATTGCCTAACGTTACTTTTCAAGCCTACTGAAGAGCTTTCACATGAACCCGATCGCGCAACAACTTAA